A genomic region of Diachasmimorpha longicaudata isolate KC_UGA_2023 chromosome 17, iyDiaLong2, whole genome shotgun sequence contains the following coding sequences:
- the LOC135170370 gene encoding UMP-CMP kinase 2 has protein sequence MIFQRLTTGLRRLSRVAMQKPEVLFVLGGPGSGKGTTCGKIVDKTGYVHLSAGDLLREERAKPGSEFGELIEEHIRNGTIVPVAITCSLIDRAMQTAPSAEKRFLIDGFPRNQDNLDGWTKEMADKAIVKGAIYLECSAEVCTQRCLNRGLKGSGRSDDNIETLIKRHETFIKDTMPMVEHFERLGLLYRFDSEKPPTEVFADVYEKLKEIGWVDKE, from the exons ATGATATTCCAGAGGTTAACAACAG GTCTCAGACGATTGTCTAGAGTCGCAATGCAGAAGCCAGAGGTGTTATTTGTGCTTGGTGGTCCGGGTTCTGGTAAAGGCACTACTTGTGGCAAAATCGTTGATAAAACTGGATATGTGCACTTGTCAGCTGGGGATCTACTCCGGGAGGAACGAGCCAAACCCGGCTCGGAGTTTGGTGAACTCATTGAGGAACACATCAGGAATGGCACCATCGTACCAGTTGCCATCACCTGCAGCCTCATTGATCGAGCTATGCAGACTGCCCCGAGTGCAGAGAAAAGATTTCTCATTGATGGATTCCCCAGGAATCAGGATAACCTCGATGGCTGGACTAAA GAGATGGCCGATAAGGCTATTGTAAAAGGAGCTATTTATCTGGAGTGCAGTGCTGAGGTGTGCACCCAGCGTTGCCTGAATCGTGGCCTCAAGGGTAGTGGTAGAAGTGACGATAACATAGAGACACTTATCAAGCGACACGAAACTTTTATCAAGGACACAATGCCAATGGTCGAGCATTTCGAGAGGCTCGGATTGTTGTATCGATTTGACTCGGAGAAACCCCCAACCGAGGTATTCGCCGACGTCTACGAGAAGCTCAAGGAAATCGGTTGGGTTGACAAGGAATGA